The sequence AGAGGCGCGCTACCTGCCGTGCTACGAATTGCAGAAAACCGAAAATCTCCTGACCTACCGGTATCTCGAACGCGGCCAGCCCGCCGACGCGGACGCGTTGTTCGGCGTGGCGCGGATTCGTCTGCACGAGGAAGCGGGCCGCGAAATCTGCTCGTTCGCCAACCGGCTGGGCGGCCCGGTCGCCAGCGCCGGCGGCGTCTTCCGCATCGTGCTGGAGCGCAACGAACGCGGGCAGGTCGTCGCGCAACACAATCGCAATCACCTCGACCGGCCGATCGAGGACGAAACGGGCGTCGCCGAGTACCGGTTCACGCTCGACGCGGCGGGCCGCATCGCCGACGCCGCGTTTTTCGATCGCCAGGGCAAGCCGGCGACGAACCGTGACGGCGTCGCGTCCGTCGGCCGGCGCTACGACGCGGCGGGCCGGCTGATCCGGACGATCTATCGCGACGGCGAGGGCAAGCCGGCACTCGATAAAAACGGCGTCGCGGGCGTCTGGTGGGAATACGATTCCGCCGGGCGGCCCGCATCGCAACTGTCATACGGCCTCGACGAGCGCCCGGCGGTTTCGTCGCGAACGGGCTACGCCCAGATCAAATACCAATACGACGCGGACGGGCGGGAAACCGAGCGGCGCTACCTCGACGCCACGGGCGCGCCCGTGCTCGCGCGGGGAAAATTTCCGGCGGTCGTCCGCCGGTGGTACGAAAAAAACGGCCTGCCGCGGATCGAGCGCTATTTCGACGCCGCCGACCGGCCGCTGGCCGATCCGGTCAAAGGCGTCGCGGAAGTCCATTGGGTCTACGATGAAAACGGTTGGCGGACCGCCGAACGCTACTTCGACGCGCAGGGGCAGCCCGCCGTGAGCGCCGAGAACGGGGCCGCCGAAATCCGCTGGACCTTCGATCACCAGGGACGGCCGGTTCGCGGGGCGTTTTTCGACGCCGCGGGCCAGCCGGTGACGGGCGCGAAGGATCCGGTCGCCGCGATCGAATGGCGTTACGATCTCCACGGCAACGTGATCGAGGAGCGTTACCTGGATGTCGCCGGCCAGCCGATGGAAAATCCGAAAAACGACATCGCCGCGATTCAGTATCGCTACGATCGCCGCGGTTATTGCACCGAGATCAGCACACACGGCCCGGGCGGCGAACTCAAACCGTGGATGAACCTTCGGTTCGCCCGCACTGTCTATACCTACGACGAGTTCG comes from Myxococcales bacterium and encodes:
- a CDS encoding RHS repeat protein codes for the protein MKRGTRWFFLPAGLALLLFIAGCAGVDYYREIRFDASQRLLGEQPLAAKEARYLPCYELQKTENLLTYRYLERGQPADADALFGVARIRLHEEAGREICSFANRLGGPVASAGGVFRIVLERNERGQVVAQHNRNHLDRPIEDETGVAEYRFTLDAAGRIADAAFFDRQGKPATNRDGVASVGRRYDAAGRLIRTIYRDGEGKPALDKNGVAGVWWEYDSAGRPASQLSYGLDERPAVSSRTGYAQIKYQYDADGRETERRYLDATGAPVLARGKFPAVVRRWYEKNGLPRIERYFDAADRPLADPVKGVAEVHWVYDENGWRTAERYFDAQGQPAVSAENGAAEIRWTFDHQGRPVRGAFFDAAGQPVTGAKDPVAAIEWRYDLHGNVIEERYLDVAGQPMENPKNDIAAIQYRYDRRGYCTEISTHGPGGELKPWMNLRFARTVYTYDEFGNEVERMLLDSAGRLADHPVFGYAVRRRHFDAQGYLARTVYLDQAGRLVREE